Proteins encoded by one window of Castor canadensis chromosome 2, mCasCan1.hap1v2, whole genome shotgun sequence:
- the LOC109678490 gene encoding olfactory receptor 8B12 isoform X2, with amino-acid sequence MEAKNSSVTEFILAGLTDHPGLRIPLFFLFLGFYVVTMVGNLGLITLIGLNSHLHTPMYFFLFNLSLIDFCYSSTITPKMLMSFMSKKNIILHVGCMTQLFFFCFFVISESFILSAMAYDRCVAICNPLVYTVTMSPQVCLLLLVGVYLMGFAGAMAHTGSIMSLTFCADNLVNHFMCDILPLLELSCNRTYVNELVVFIVVAIDIGMPIVTIFISYALILSNILHIHSTEGRSKAFSTCSSHIIVVSLFFGSGAFMYLKPSSILPLDQGKVSSLFYTIVVPMLNPLIYSFRNKDVKVALRKTLDKKIFS; translated from the coding sequence ATGGAAGCCAAGAATTCTTCTGTGACAGAGTTCATCCTTGCCGGCTTAACAGACCATCCAGGACTCCGGATACCCCTCTTCTTCCTGTTTCTAGGTTTCTATGTGGTCACCATGGTGGGGAATCTGGGTTTGATCACTCTGATAGGGTTGAACTCTCATCTGcacactcccatgtacttcttcctcttcaACCTTTCCTTAATAGATTTCTGTTACTCTTCTACCATCACCCCAAAAATGCTGATGAGTTTTATGTCAAAGAAGAACATTATCTTGCATGTTGGGTGTATGACTCAGctctttttcttctgcttctttgtcATCTCTGAGTCCTTCATCCTGTCAGCAATGGCATATGACCGCTGTGTTGCCATCTGTAACCCTCTGGTGTACACAGTCACCATGTCTCCCCAAGTGTGTTTACTCCTTTTGGTAGGTGTTTACTTGATGGGATTTGCTGGAGCCATGGCCCACACAGGAAGCATAATGAGTCTGACCTTCTGCGCTGACAACCTTGTCAATCATTTCATGTGTGACATCCTTCCCCTCCTTGAACTCTCCTGCAACAGAACCTATGTGAATGAGCTGGTAGTCTTTATTGTTGTGGCCATTGACATTGGAATGCCTATTGTCACCATCTTCATTTCTTATGCTCTCATTCTCTCTAACATCCTTCATATTCACTCCACGGAGGGCAGATCCAAAGCCTTCAGCACCTGCAGCTCCCACATCATTGTGGTTTCCCTTTTCTTTGGTTCTGGAGCCTTCATGTATCTCAAACCATCTTCCATTTTGCCCCTTGATCAAGGAAAAGTGTCCTCCCTGTTTTATACCATTGTGGTGCCCATGTTAAATCCATTAATCTATAGCTTCAGGAATAAGGATGTCAAAGTTGCCCTGAGGAAAACCTTggacaagaaaatattttcttaa
- the LOC109678490 gene encoding olfactory receptor 8B12 isoform X1 — MMAILTGNSSVTEFILAGLTDHPGLRIPLFFLFLGFYVVTMVGNLGLITLIGLNSHLHTPMYFFLFNLSLIDFCYSSTITPKMLMSFMSKKNIILHVGCMTQLFFFCFFVISESFILSAMAYDRCVAICNPLVYTVTMSPQVCLLLLVGVYLMGFAGAMAHTGSIMSLTFCADNLVNHFMCDILPLLELSCNRTYVNELVVFIVVAIDIGMPIVTIFISYALILSNILHIHSTEGRSKAFSTCSSHIIVVSLFFGSGAFMYLKPSSILPLDQGKVSSLFYTIVVPMLNPLIYSFRNKDVKVALRKTLDKKIFS, encoded by the exons atgatggctattctaacaggg AATTCTTCTGTGACAGAGTTCATCCTTGCCGGCTTAACAGACCATCCAGGACTCCGGATACCCCTCTTCTTCCTGTTTCTAGGTTTCTATGTGGTCACCATGGTGGGGAATCTGGGTTTGATCACTCTGATAGGGTTGAACTCTCATCTGcacactcccatgtacttcttcctcttcaACCTTTCCTTAATAGATTTCTGTTACTCTTCTACCATCACCCCAAAAATGCTGATGAGTTTTATGTCAAAGAAGAACATTATCTTGCATGTTGGGTGTATGACTCAGctctttttcttctgcttctttgtcATCTCTGAGTCCTTCATCCTGTCAGCAATGGCATATGACCGCTGTGTTGCCATCTGTAACCCTCTGGTGTACACAGTCACCATGTCTCCCCAAGTGTGTTTACTCCTTTTGGTAGGTGTTTACTTGATGGGATTTGCTGGAGCCATGGCCCACACAGGAAGCATAATGAGTCTGACCTTCTGCGCTGACAACCTTGTCAATCATTTCATGTGTGACATCCTTCCCCTCCTTGAACTCTCCTGCAACAGAACCTATGTGAATGAGCTGGTAGTCTTTATTGTTGTGGCCATTGACATTGGAATGCCTATTGTCACCATCTTCATTTCTTATGCTCTCATTCTCTCTAACATCCTTCATATTCACTCCACGGAGGGCAGATCCAAAGCCTTCAGCACCTGCAGCTCCCACATCATTGTGGTTTCCCTTTTCTTTGGTTCTGGAGCCTTCATGTATCTCAAACCATCTTCCATTTTGCCCCTTGATCAAGGAAAAGTGTCCTCCCTGTTTTATACCATTGTGGTGCCCATGTTAAATCCATTAATCTATAGCTTCAGGAATAAGGATGTCAAAGTTGCCCTGAGGAAAACCTTggacaagaaaatattttcttaa